From a region of the Labilithrix sp. genome:
- a CDS encoding universal stress protein yields the protein MTLPKIILVPTDFGAPSEAAIDYAIDYARVFGAEVVLMHAYEIPIMGFPDGALVATAELTTRILEGAQAGLNRQVASRQGSGVEVRGIIKQGDAWHMVNEAAEETGATLIVMGTHGRTGIPRALIGSVAEKVVRTSKVPVLTVHVDEHAPRTTTAAQENPRTTLAYGTHPANRSAPQSRH from the coding sequence ATGACGCTCCCGAAGATCATCCTCGTTCCCACCGACTTCGGGGCGCCCTCCGAAGCCGCGATCGACTACGCGATCGACTACGCGCGCGTGTTCGGCGCCGAGGTCGTGCTCATGCACGCCTACGAGATCCCGATCATGGGCTTCCCCGACGGCGCGCTCGTCGCGACGGCGGAGCTGACGACGCGCATCCTCGAAGGCGCGCAGGCGGGCCTGAATCGGCAGGTCGCGAGCCGGCAAGGCTCGGGCGTCGAGGTGCGCGGCATCATCAAACAAGGCGACGCCTGGCACATGGTGAACGAGGCGGCCGAGGAGACGGGCGCGACGCTCATCGTCATGGGCACGCACGGCCGCACGGGGATCCCGCGCGCCCTCATCGGCAGCGTCGCGGAGAAGGTCGTGCGCACGTCGAAGGTCCCAGTCCTCACCGTCCACGTCGACGAGCACGCGCCCCGCACCACCACCGCCGCGCAGGAGAACCCGCGCACGACGCTCGCCTACGGCACCCATCCCGCCAACCGCAGCGCGCCGCAGAGCCGCCACTGA
- a CDS encoding septum formation initiator family protein, producing MPPDAWLRGLPLALLTVSLIAVPVLVLSPEGMPRMRALEKELKDVETENAELRRDVSRLRAEVKDLRDNPTAVERIAREQLGLVRKSEVVFQFDKK from the coding sequence ATGCCGCCCGACGCGTGGCTCCGCGGTCTCCCGCTCGCCCTCCTCACGGTGTCGCTCATCGCGGTGCCGGTGCTCGTCCTCTCGCCGGAGGGGATGCCGCGGATGCGCGCGCTCGAGAAGGAGCTGAAGGACGTCGAGACCGAGAACGCGGAGCTCCGGCGCGACGTGTCCCGCCTCCGCGCCGAGGTCAAGGACCTCCGCGACAACCCGACCGCGGTCGAGCGCATCGCGCGCGAGCAGCTCGGCCTGGTGCGGAAGAGCGAGGTCGTGTTCCAGTTCGACAAGAAGTAG
- the gatB gene encoding Asp-tRNA(Asn)/Glu-tRNA(Gln) amidotransferase subunit GatB, with amino-acid sequence MSTWEAVIGLEVHAQLLTKSKLFCGCATSFGAPPNTNVCPTCLGLPGALPVLNAEAVKMAVKAALALGCKIQPKSRFARKNYFYPDLPKGYQISQYDEPYSQGGVVEYEVDGAKKSARLTRIHMEEDAGKNLHDLGGGSVVDLNRAGTPLIEIVGEPDLRSPREAAEYLRALRDVLIFLGVNDGNLEEGSFRCDANVSIRPAGTTELGTRVELKNINSFRFVEKAIAGEIQRQAHVLETGGKVVMETRGWDEKNGTTFSLRSKEMAMDYRYFPEPDLLPLELDDVLVAQIKATVPETPRVKRERFVAELGLTPYAAEVLTQHPRVAGFFERAALLSPDAVAIANFIQSEVLRDVTTTGLEASFPITPKQLVEILTLVAKKTISGKQAKELYAKTKERGHEVSPSALVAELGMSQISDTGAIEAACQEVIAANAKQVEQYRSGKTGVFGFFVGQVMKATKGSANPQLVNETLKRLLDSPT; translated from the coding sequence ATGAGCACCTGGGAAGCCGTCATCGGCCTCGAGGTCCACGCCCAACTCCTCACGAAGTCGAAGCTGTTCTGCGGCTGCGCGACCTCGTTCGGCGCGCCCCCGAACACCAACGTGTGCCCCACCTGCCTCGGCCTCCCCGGCGCGCTGCCGGTCCTCAACGCCGAGGCGGTGAAGATGGCGGTGAAGGCGGCCCTCGCGCTCGGCTGCAAAATCCAGCCGAAGAGCCGCTTCGCGCGGAAGAACTACTTCTACCCGGACCTCCCGAAGGGCTACCAGATCAGCCAGTACGACGAGCCGTACTCGCAGGGCGGCGTCGTGGAGTACGAGGTCGACGGCGCGAAGAAGAGCGCGCGCCTCACGCGCATCCACATGGAAGAGGACGCGGGCAAGAACCTCCACGACCTCGGCGGCGGCTCCGTCGTCGACTTGAACCGCGCCGGCACACCCCTCATCGAGATCGTCGGCGAGCCCGATCTGCGATCGCCGCGAGAGGCGGCCGAGTACCTCCGCGCCCTCCGCGACGTCCTCATCTTCCTCGGCGTCAACGACGGCAACCTCGAGGAAGGATCGTTCCGCTGCGACGCCAACGTGTCGATCCGCCCCGCCGGCACGACCGAGCTCGGCACGCGCGTCGAGCTGAAGAACATCAACTCGTTCCGCTTCGTCGAGAAGGCGATCGCCGGCGAGATCCAGCGCCAGGCGCACGTCCTCGAGACGGGGGGCAAGGTCGTGATGGAGACGCGCGGCTGGGACGAGAAGAACGGGACGACGTTCTCGCTCCGGAGCAAGGAGATGGCGATGGACTATCGCTACTTCCCCGAGCCGGACCTCCTCCCGCTCGAGCTCGACGACGTGCTCGTCGCGCAGATCAAGGCGACGGTCCCCGAGACGCCGCGCGTGAAGCGCGAGCGCTTCGTCGCCGAGCTCGGGCTCACGCCCTATGCGGCGGAGGTGCTCACCCAGCACCCGCGCGTGGCCGGCTTCTTCGAGCGCGCGGCGCTCCTCTCTCCGGACGCGGTCGCGATCGCGAACTTCATCCAGAGCGAGGTCCTCCGCGACGTCACGACGACGGGCCTCGAGGCGAGCTTCCCGATCACGCCGAAGCAGCTCGTCGAGATCCTCACCCTCGTCGCGAAGAAGACGATCAGCGGCAAGCAGGCGAAGGAGCTCTACGCGAAGACGAAGGAGCGCGGGCACGAGGTGTCGCCGAGCGCGCTCGTCGCCGAGCTCGGGATGTCGCAGATCTCGGACACCGGCGCGATCGAGGCCGCGTGCCAGGAGGTCATCGCCGCGAACGCGAAGCAGGTCGAGCAGTATCGCTCCGGAAAGACGGGCGTCTTCGGCTTCTTCGTCGGGCAGGTAATGAAGGCGACGAAGGGCAGCGCGAACCCGCAGCTCGTCAACGAGACCTTGAAACGTCTGCTCGACAGCCCCACGTGA
- a CDS encoding response regulator translates to MLIVDDNLELVDTLRAVLASGIAGVSIETATSGAAAVPLAKRGFDVAIVDVKLPDTSGVDLIAPLRAAAPFSEVLLLTGFASVDAAIGALRSGAFAFVLKSFRPEELISIVEQALTKVELKHERDELERRYRDLVEVTDVLVVALSATDDVTLMNRKAASLAGTSSDAALGQPFLDTWIPAEEHAAMKAALAETRAVGRAAEVETGFVDPSTAARGKRVRWHLSRSREPSEVVYAVGIDVTESRALERRAADAEALSAMGELAMNLAHEIRNPLNAAVLQLHLLTRKLDRIEADESTRGGLKDRARIVGDEIGRLNRLLTEFLELARPRGIAREPVHVPRLADEVLDLEEETAKSRRVTIVRDLPPDGCVAIGDREKLKQVTINLVVNALEAMKQDGGTLTVRVRPEGERVLMSIEDTGPGIATELLANVFDPFFTTKEAGTGLGLSIVRKIVDQHGGDVEIESARGKGARVVVSIPMGR, encoded by the coding sequence ATCCTCATCGTCGACGACAACCTCGAGCTCGTCGACACGCTCCGCGCGGTCCTCGCGTCGGGCATCGCCGGCGTTTCCATCGAGACCGCGACGAGCGGCGCCGCCGCCGTCCCGCTCGCGAAGCGAGGGTTCGACGTGGCGATCGTGGACGTGAAGCTGCCGGATACGAGCGGGGTCGACCTCATCGCGCCCCTGCGCGCGGCGGCGCCGTTCTCGGAGGTCCTCCTCCTCACCGGCTTCGCGAGCGTCGACGCCGCGATCGGCGCGCTCCGCTCCGGCGCGTTCGCCTTCGTCCTCAAGTCGTTCCGGCCGGAGGAGCTCATCTCGATCGTCGAGCAAGCCCTCACCAAGGTCGAGCTCAAGCACGAGCGCGACGAGCTCGAGCGCCGCTACCGCGACCTCGTCGAGGTGACGGACGTGCTCGTCGTCGCGCTCTCCGCCACCGACGACGTGACGCTGATGAACCGGAAGGCCGCCTCGCTCGCGGGCACGTCGAGCGACGCCGCCCTCGGCCAACCCTTCCTCGACACGTGGATCCCCGCCGAGGAGCACGCCGCGATGAAGGCCGCGCTCGCGGAGACGCGCGCGGTGGGGCGCGCGGCGGAGGTCGAGACCGGCTTCGTCGATCCGTCGACCGCGGCGCGCGGCAAGCGCGTGCGCTGGCACCTCTCCCGCTCGCGCGAGCCGTCCGAGGTCGTGTACGCGGTCGGCATCGACGTCACCGAGAGCCGCGCGCTCGAGCGGCGCGCCGCCGACGCGGAGGCGCTCTCGGCGATGGGCGAGCTCGCGATGAACCTCGCGCACGAGATCCGGAACCCGCTCAACGCCGCGGTCCTCCAGCTCCACCTCCTCACGCGCAAGCTCGATCGGATCGAGGCCGACGAGTCGACGCGCGGCGGGCTGAAGGACCGCGCGCGCATCGTCGGCGACGAGATCGGCCGCTTGAACCGCCTCCTCACCGAGTTCCTCGAGCTCGCGCGGCCGCGCGGGATCGCGCGCGAGCCGGTCCACGTCCCGCGCCTCGCGGACGAGGTGCTCGACCTCGAAGAGGAGACCGCGAAGAGCCGCCGCGTCACGATCGTGCGCGACCTCCCGCCCGACGGCTGCGTCGCGATCGGCGACCGCGAGAAGCTGAAGCAGGTGACGATCAACCTCGTCGTCAACGCGCTCGAGGCGATGAAGCAGGACGGCGGCACGTTGACCGTGCGCGTGCGGCCCGAGGGCGAGCGCGTGCTTATGAGCATCGAGGACACCGGCCCCGGCATCGCGACGGAGCTCCTCGCGAACGTGTTCGATCCGTTCTTCACGACGAAGGAGGCCGGCACCGGCCTCGGCCTCTCGATCGTGCGCAAGATCGTCGACCAGCACGGCGGCGACGTCGAGATCGAGAGCGCGCGCGGGAAGGGCGCGCGCGTCGTCGTGTCGATCCCGATGGGGCGCTGA
- a CDS encoding homoserine kinase, with amino-acid sequence MAILTRPGEDELRELVAGYRLGDLLAARGIEAGTVNTSYALDLGAGRYFLRIYEEQDAEGAAREAKVLTHLSGHGVLTPAPVVALDGATLKTVLGKPAAIFPWVDGGIVCQAGVTLLHANEVGRALARIHRAGHAPDAPLDAGRFGPRELEMRCERVALSSDPEARVLAPALRAAALAAAERRDEDEGRAPSGLVHGDLFRDNVLWDPQNPEKIAALLDFESAHDGPFAYDVAVAILSWSYGSTLDLGIARALVEGYRSVRELERADRAVLYDELLLAALRFTITRITDDAIRVGKRWQRFVERRHAIESLGRQGVAEALGL; translated from the coding sequence ATGGCGATCCTCACCCGACCGGGGGAAGACGAGCTGCGGGAGCTGGTGGCGGGGTACCGCCTCGGGGATCTCCTGGCCGCGCGCGGCATCGAGGCGGGCACCGTCAACACGAGCTACGCGCTCGACCTCGGCGCGGGGCGCTATTTCCTCCGCATCTACGAGGAGCAGGACGCCGAGGGCGCGGCGCGCGAGGCGAAGGTCCTCACCCACCTCTCCGGCCACGGGGTCCTGACGCCGGCCCCGGTCGTCGCGCTCGACGGCGCCACGCTGAAGACCGTCCTAGGCAAGCCGGCCGCGATCTTCCCGTGGGTCGACGGCGGCATCGTCTGCCAGGCCGGCGTGACGCTGCTCCACGCGAACGAGGTCGGCCGCGCGCTCGCGCGCATCCACCGCGCCGGGCACGCGCCGGACGCGCCGCTCGACGCGGGGCGCTTCGGTCCGCGCGAGCTCGAGATGCGCTGCGAGCGGGTCGCGCTCTCGAGCGATCCCGAGGCGCGGGTCCTCGCCCCCGCGCTCCGCGCCGCCGCGCTCGCCGCCGCGGAGCGTCGCGACGAGGACGAGGGGCGCGCGCCGAGCGGCCTCGTCCACGGCGATCTCTTCCGCGACAACGTGCTCTGGGATCCCCAGAACCCGGAGAAGATCGCTGCGCTCCTCGACTTCGAGAGCGCGCACGACGGGCCGTTCGCCTACGACGTCGCGGTCGCGATCCTCTCGTGGTCGTACGGCTCCACCCTCGACCTCGGGATCGCGCGGGCCCTCGTCGAGGGGTACCGCAGCGTGCGCGAGCTCGAGCGCGCCGATCGCGCGGTGCTCTACGACGAGCTGCTCCTCGCCGCGCTGCGCTTCACCATCACGCGCATCACCGACGACGCGATCCGCGTCGGCAAGCGCTGGCAGCGCTTCGTCGAGCGCCGCCACGCGATCGAGTCTCTCGGCCGCCAGGGCGTCGCGGAGGCGCTCGGGCTGTGA
- a CDS encoding MBL fold metallo-hydrolase: MRSSRTSRRRFAARATSRTAIGARSASCRRGRPTRAGSSSCAFASGTSTWSGPVPRRKGLALLAAVALALPALPACRIGSAGLRGVGALFASPRKVTQNKTPTAKDTRLGVLWVGHATALVQIDDKVILTDPVFTSVVGQVASRLVEPGIDPKDVPKVDAVLVSHMHFDHFSYGSLELIEDKVKALLLPRNGSAYLPDNFAFPAWELHTWQAWEKDGLRVTAVPVDHVGFRYGIDGAWMKSSFTGYVVEYHGMKVYFGGDSAYDQRNFVETAQRFPKIDVALLPIAPIEPRDFMRRTHMDPREALQAFVDLEAASMVPIHYDTFVNSTDTPGDALKALAQAQKDLYVGPGRAVTPLAIGERRVFVKAGEGPPLPEPPKPEPEPPPALR; the protein is encoded by the coding sequence ATGCGCTCTTCCCGAACGAGCCGCCGGCGGTTCGCTGCGAGAGCGACCTCGAGGACGGCGATCGGCGCACGCTCCGCTTCGTGTCGGAGGGGACGCCCAACCCGGGCTGGCTCGTCATCATGCGCGTTCGCCTCGGGAACGTCGACGTGGAGTGGTCCCGTGCCGCGCCGTAAGGGCCTCGCGCTGCTCGCCGCCGTCGCGCTCGCGCTGCCGGCGCTCCCCGCCTGCCGGATCGGCAGCGCGGGTCTGCGCGGCGTCGGGGCGCTGTTCGCCTCTCCGCGCAAGGTCACGCAGAACAAGACGCCCACCGCGAAGGACACGCGGCTCGGGGTGCTCTGGGTCGGCCACGCGACCGCGCTCGTGCAGATCGACGACAAGGTCATCCTGACCGATCCGGTCTTCACGTCGGTGGTGGGGCAGGTCGCGAGCCGTCTCGTCGAGCCCGGGATCGATCCGAAGGACGTGCCGAAGGTCGACGCGGTCCTCGTCTCGCACATGCATTTCGATCACTTCTCGTACGGCAGCCTCGAGCTGATCGAGGACAAGGTGAAGGCGCTCCTCCTGCCGCGGAACGGGAGCGCCTACCTCCCGGACAATTTCGCGTTCCCCGCGTGGGAGCTCCACACGTGGCAGGCGTGGGAGAAGGACGGTCTCCGCGTCACGGCGGTGCCGGTCGATCACGTCGGCTTCCGCTACGGCATCGACGGCGCGTGGATGAAGAGCTCGTTCACCGGCTACGTGGTCGAGTACCACGGGATGAAGGTCTATTTCGGGGGCGACAGCGCGTACGACCAGCGGAACTTCGTCGAGACCGCGCAGCGCTTCCCGAAGATCGACGTCGCGCTCTTGCCGATCGCGCCGATCGAGCCCCGCGACTTCATGCGCCGCACGCACATGGACCCGCGCGAGGCGCTCCAAGCCTTCGTCGACCTCGAAGCCGCGAGCATGGTCCCGATCCACTACGACACGTTCGTCAACTCGACCGACACCCCCGGCGACGCGCTGAAGGCGCTCGCGCAGGCGCAGAAGGACCTCTACGTCGGCCCCGGCCGCGCGGTGACGCCGCTCGCGATCGGCGAACGCCGCGTCTTCGTGAAGGCCGGCGAGGGCCCGCCGCTCCCGGAGCCGCCGAAGCCGGAGCCGGAGCCGCCGCCGGCACTGCGGTAA
- the ybaK gene encoding Cys-tRNA(Pro) deacylase translates to MSETPATAFLKKHAVAFTEHPYEYEERGGTRVSAAKLGVPEHAVIKTLVMEDEAKKPLVVLMHGDREVSQKNLARQAGRKTVEPCKPDVAQRHSGYQVGGTSPFGLRKPMPVYVERSILDLERIWINGGRRGYLVALAPQELLRVVAAKPVDVALEK, encoded by the coding sequence TTGAGCGAGACGCCGGCGACCGCGTTCCTGAAGAAGCACGCGGTCGCCTTCACCGAGCATCCCTACGAGTACGAGGAGCGCGGGGGCACGCGCGTGTCGGCCGCGAAGCTCGGCGTGCCCGAGCACGCGGTCATCAAGACACTGGTGATGGAGGACGAGGCGAAGAAGCCGCTCGTCGTCCTGATGCACGGCGATCGCGAGGTCTCGCAGAAGAACCTCGCGCGCCAGGCCGGTCGGAAGACGGTGGAGCCGTGCAAACCCGACGTCGCGCAGCGCCACTCCGGCTACCAGGTCGGCGGGACGAGCCCGTTCGGCCTGCGGAAGCCGATGCCCGTCTACGTCGAGCGGAGCATCCTCGACCTCGAGCGCATCTGGATCAACGGCGGCCGCCGCGGCTACCTCGTCGCGCTCGCGCCGCAGGAGCTCCTCCGCGTCGTCGCAGCGAAGCCGGTCGACGTCGCGCTCGAGAAGTAG
- a CDS encoding dynamin family protein, protein MLEGFRERKLDVTVALQELGEIAGSLGAKSLKERLDRELVKKLEEDRFHLVVVGEFNHGKSSFVNALLGETVLPTGVTPTTAAIHQLKYAEQPEATVVYQSGKRESLAFEEARKFAVGGGTSVDDVDYLEVGYPAALLKERILLVDTPGVNDLSLQRADITYSYIPRADAVLFLLDAGQILKESERQFLNEKLLKASRDKIVFVITKWDILNEDEKKEALAYARTQLANLVKEPVVFPISAEMALQGDGLAQSGMPELLAHLTDFLAEERGRILLDNALGEGVNVGNLLAKGVDARRRAMAMKSDELERRIKVLEDDLKGTAGTIEQRRMKIREEISGIKVGAQKDLEKFVDDTIRQLPNVIESAKQDDLRKFLPSFLEDTFRQWAEAESGEIALKLEALAEKTIALIKEDAHEATKRVGEALGHDVKKLDIQIDTFRYDAGIAAVLVLGLGMMFVNVMVGGLLTIAAPIMALVLRDRMDAEYKKRAIEQAPEVIKQAATQVGPKIDEMIEDFAKKLDAWVVTAGEELYREILEVLNAAREARAKADHDEAKAKTEVDEQETRLEAAKKRVADLRTTLWSPKDKLRIDASVTPEPPPATA, encoded by the coding sequence ATGCTCGAGGGATTCCGCGAACGTAAGCTCGACGTGACGGTGGCGCTGCAGGAGCTCGGCGAGATCGCCGGCTCGCTCGGCGCGAAGAGCCTCAAGGAGCGCCTCGATCGCGAGCTCGTGAAGAAGCTCGAGGAAGACCGCTTCCACCTCGTCGTCGTCGGCGAGTTCAACCACGGAAAATCGAGCTTCGTGAACGCCCTCCTCGGCGAGACCGTGCTGCCCACCGGCGTGACGCCGACGACGGCCGCGATCCATCAGCTGAAGTACGCCGAGCAGCCGGAGGCCACCGTCGTCTACCAGTCGGGCAAGCGCGAGTCGCTCGCGTTCGAGGAGGCGCGGAAGTTCGCCGTCGGCGGCGGCACGAGCGTCGACGACGTCGACTACCTCGAGGTCGGCTACCCCGCCGCGCTCCTCAAGGAGCGCATCCTCCTCGTCGACACGCCAGGCGTGAACGACCTCTCGCTCCAGCGCGCGGACATCACCTACAGCTACATCCCGCGCGCCGACGCGGTGCTCTTCCTCCTCGACGCGGGGCAGATCCTCAAGGAGAGCGAGCGGCAGTTCCTGAACGAGAAGCTCCTCAAGGCCTCGCGCGACAAGATCGTCTTCGTCATCACGAAGTGGGACATCCTGAACGAGGACGAGAAGAAGGAGGCCCTCGCCTACGCGCGCACGCAGCTCGCGAACCTCGTGAAGGAGCCGGTCGTGTTCCCGATCAGCGCGGAGATGGCGCTCCAGGGCGACGGGCTGGCCCAGTCCGGCATGCCCGAGCTCCTCGCGCACCTCACCGATTTCCTCGCGGAGGAGCGCGGGCGCATCCTCCTCGACAACGCGCTCGGCGAGGGCGTCAACGTCGGCAACCTGCTGGCGAAGGGCGTCGACGCGCGCCGCCGCGCGATGGCGATGAAGAGCGACGAGCTCGAGCGCCGGATCAAGGTGCTCGAGGACGACCTGAAGGGCACCGCCGGCACGATCGAGCAGCGGCGGATGAAGATCCGCGAGGAGATCAGCGGGATCAAGGTCGGCGCGCAGAAGGACCTCGAGAAGTTCGTCGACGACACGATCCGCCAGCTCCCGAACGTCATCGAGTCGGCGAAGCAGGACGACCTCCGCAAGTTCCTCCCCTCCTTCCTCGAAGACACCTTCCGCCAGTGGGCGGAGGCCGAGTCGGGGGAGATCGCGCTGAAGCTCGAGGCGCTCGCGGAGAAGACGATCGCGCTCATCAAGGAAGACGCGCACGAGGCGACGAAGCGCGTCGGCGAGGCGCTCGGGCACGACGTGAAGAAGCTCGACATCCAGATCGACACCTTCCGCTACGACGCCGGCATCGCGGCGGTCCTCGTCCTCGGCCTCGGCATGATGTTCGTCAACGTCATGGTCGGCGGCCTCCTCACGATCGCGGCGCCGATCATGGCGCTCGTGCTCCGCGACCGGATGGATGCAGAGTACAAGAAGCGCGCGATCGAGCAGGCGCCCGAGGTCATCAAGCAGGCGGCGACGCAGGTGGGGCCGAAGATCGACGAGATGATCGAGGACTTCGCGAAGAAGCTCGACGCCTGGGTCGTGACCGCGGGCGAGGAGCTGTATCGCGAGATCCTCGAGGTCCTCAACGCCGCCCGCGAGGCGCGCGCGAAGGCGGACCACGACGAGGCGAAGGCGAAGACCGAGGTCGACGAGCAGGAGACGCGGCTCGAGGCGGCGAAGAAGCGCGTCGCGGACCTCCGGACGACGCTGTGGTCGCCGAAGGACAAGCTCCGCATCGACGCGTCGGTCACGCCGGAGCCGCCGCCCGCGACGGCGTGA
- a CDS encoding M48 family metallopeptidase, protein MADAPALDFAAYVTKKKEERAGGLAAGENDYSFVLDRQSRAAVESARPIQLAVASTVRLWKQVWRGQLLGSAVKVSDRQFPRIQGLTKECSQELGIRVPQVYIVNHPQMNAGTYGTDEESFILIHSALVDHYSDEELRTVIGHECGHIHNAHVVYLTTLHYLKTIAAAFVPWIVYPAMIPLNELSRRAEITCDRAGMLCSKNEQVAARALTKLVLGSRKLYDEFNLDAFLEQYEEGKDSLGRYMEAVATHPYLPKRVLAMRVFAQSELYKKAAKITPATGLTMSEVDDRVKALMKGEA, encoded by the coding sequence ATGGCTGACGCTCCGGCGCTCGATTTTGCTGCGTACGTCACGAAGAAGAAGGAAGAGCGCGCGGGTGGGCTGGCCGCCGGAGAGAACGACTACTCGTTCGTCCTCGACCGCCAGTCGCGCGCGGCGGTGGAGTCGGCGCGGCCGATCCAGCTCGCCGTCGCGAGCACCGTTCGCCTGTGGAAACAGGTCTGGCGCGGACAGCTCCTCGGCTCCGCGGTGAAGGTCTCGGACCGGCAGTTCCCGCGCATCCAGGGGCTCACGAAAGAGTGCTCCCAGGAGCTCGGCATCCGCGTCCCGCAGGTCTACATCGTGAACCACCCGCAGATGAACGCGGGCACCTACGGCACCGACGAGGAGAGCTTCATCCTCATCCACAGCGCCCTCGTCGATCACTACTCCGACGAAGAGCTCCGCACCGTCATCGGGCACGAGTGCGGCCACATCCACAACGCGCACGTCGTGTACCTGACGACGCTGCACTACTTGAAGACGATCGCGGCCGCGTTCGTGCCGTGGATCGTGTACCCCGCGATGATCCCGCTGAACGAGCTCTCGCGGCGCGCCGAGATCACGTGCGACCGCGCCGGCATGCTCTGCAGCAAGAACGAGCAGGTCGCCGCGCGCGCGCTCACGAAGCTCGTGCTCGGGTCGCGGAAGCTCTACGACGAGTTCAACCTCGACGCGTTCCTCGAGCAGTACGAAGAGGGCAAGGACTCGCTCGGCCGCTACATGGAAGCCGTCGCGACGCACCCGTACCTCCCGAAGCGCGTCCTCGCGATGCGCGTGTTCGCCCAGAGCGAGCTCTACAAGAAGGCGGCGAAGATCACGCCGGCGACGGGCCTCACCATGAGCGAGGTCGACGATCGGGTGAAGGCTCTGATGAAGGGAGAGGCGTGA
- a CDS encoding peroxiredoxin translates to MLKEGDKAPAFDLESDEGGRVSLKDFSNRTLVLYFYPRDNTPGCTRQAQAFTASKKAIEAAGASVVGVSRDSLKSHTSFRDKCGLGITLLSDPDLGVHRAYGAWGMKKMYGRDVEGVLRTTFVIDRGKVTKVFPNVKVDGHADAVLQVLTKTTKDEVPMAAKKKSSGKKRTKKSTAAALGEAAGALVAKAVGKVAAATAPKAKKAKAAAKKKAGKLAAKGKAVVEKAAKKARATKKKATTKKKAGAKKK, encoded by the coding sequence GTGCTCAAGGAAGGCGACAAGGCTCCGGCGTTCGATCTCGAGAGCGATGAAGGCGGGCGCGTCTCGCTGAAGGACTTCTCGAACAGGACGCTCGTTCTCTACTTTTATCCGCGGGACAACACCCCGGGCTGTACGCGTCAGGCTCAGGCGTTCACCGCCTCGAAGAAGGCGATCGAGGCGGCGGGCGCGAGCGTGGTCGGGGTCTCGCGCGACTCGCTCAAGAGCCACACCTCGTTCCGCGACAAGTGTGGCCTCGGCATCACGCTGCTCTCCGACCCGGACCTGGGCGTGCATCGCGCCTACGGGGCGTGGGGGATGAAGAAGATGTACGGCAGGGACGTCGAGGGCGTCCTGCGCACGACCTTCGTCATCGACCGCGGCAAGGTCACGAAGGTGTTCCCGAACGTGAAGGTGGACGGCCACGCCGACGCCGTTCTCCAGGTGCTCACGAAGACGACGAAGGACGAGGTACCGATGGCAGCGAAGAAGAAGAGCAGCGGAAAGAAGCGCACGAAGAAGTCGACGGCGGCCGCCCTCGGCGAAGCGGCCGGCGCGCTCGTCGCGAAGGCGGTCGGCAAGGTCGCCGCCGCGACCGCCCCGAAGGCCAAGAAGGCCAAAGCCGCCGCGAAGAAGAAGGCCGGCAAGCTCGCCGCCAAGGGCAAGGCCGTCGTCGAGAAGGCCGCCAAGAAGGCCCGCGCCACGAAGAAGAAGGCCACCACGAAGAAGAAGGCAGGCGCGAAGAAGAAGTGA
- a CDS encoding GTPase domain-containing protein: MSGKTTNLKALHELTRQDSRGRLMTLETKDDRTLFFDMLPLVFKADSKDGAMNLRVKVFTVPGQVVHASTRKLVLQGADAVAFIADSQISETENNAASFLDLRENLKALGRSMRDVPCIIQFNKRDLTGVRTDLEIDDLALRGKEPVYKASAVHGRGVIESFFGLLEGAWRKLDTVHDLTEKLHIEPDAFLAKAAESLGYPGRWRELSDAHVGGQLKAGRR, encoded by the coding sequence ATGAGCGGCAAGACGACCAACCTCAAGGCGCTCCACGAGCTCACGCGCCAAGACAGCCGCGGTCGCCTGATGACGCTCGAGACGAAGGACGACCGCACCCTCTTCTTCGACATGCTGCCGCTCGTCTTCAAGGCCGACAGCAAGGACGGCGCGATGAACCTCCGCGTGAAGGTCTTCACCGTGCCCGGTCAGGTCGTGCACGCGTCGACGCGGAAGCTCGTCCTCCAGGGCGCCGACGCGGTCGCCTTCATCGCCGACTCGCAGATCTCCGAGACCGAGAACAACGCCGCCTCCTTCCTCGACCTCCGCGAGAACCTGAAGGCGCTCGGCCGCTCCATGCGCGACGTGCCTTGCATCATCCAGTTCAACAAGCGGGACCTCACCGGCGTCCGCACCGACCTCGAGATCGACGACCTCGCGCTCCGCGGGAAGGAGCCGGTCTACAAAGCGTCCGCCGTGCACGGGCGCGGCGTCATCGAGTCGTTCTTCGGGCTCCTCGAGGGCGCGTGGCGGAAGCTCGACACGGTGCACGACCTCACCGAGAAGCTCCACATCGAGCCGGACGCGTTCCTGGCCAAGGCGGCGGAGAGCCTGGGGTATCCAGGGAGATGGCGCGAGCTCTCGGACGCTCACGTGGGCGGGCAGCTCAAGGCAGGTCGCCGATGA